A window from SAR202 cluster bacterium encodes these proteins:
- a CDS encoding extracellular solute-binding protein — translation MPARVCTSHSTLYILTEAISIRPAPTEVAVFGSLRRPALLFVASLLTAVVAISCSSSSDNTVTLYTDRGSLEIGSLFEDYATANNISLKVRSGSTGELTALLLEEGNRTPADLIYIESGGALGHLAEAGLLTELPGDLLSKVDTKFRSPDGKWMGVTGRIRTIVYNTARIDPKDLPDSILGFTDPKWKGRIGWAPGHGETQGFITALRSTLGDAETELWLRGIQANQPVVYGNNIAITQGVASGAVNVGFVNHYYVHRFIAERGEAFGARNYYFENGAPGSFVDVSGVGLIATSKHKENALKLLTYLAEDEAQRYYAQRVFDFPVASTQFQPAGVPPLATLQPPDINISTLTDTQGTVQLMRRAGVLP, via the coding sequence ATCCCCGCCCGTGTGTGTACATCGCATTCCACTTTGTATATACTTACTGAAGCTATTAGCATACGTCCTGCGCCCACGGAGGTTGCCGTGTTCGGGTCTCTTCGGCGTCCCGCTCTCCTGTTCGTCGCCTCGTTATTGACCGCCGTTGTCGCCATATCTTGCTCGTCCTCGAGCGACAATACCGTCACCCTCTACACAGACAGGGGCAGCCTCGAGATTGGAAGCCTGTTCGAGGATTACGCCACCGCCAACAATATCTCTTTGAAGGTGCGGAGCGGCTCCACTGGCGAGCTCACGGCGCTGCTCCTGGAAGAAGGTAACAGGACGCCCGCGGACCTGATCTACATAGAGTCCGGCGGCGCGTTGGGCCACCTGGCCGAGGCGGGGTTGCTGACCGAGTTGCCTGGCGACCTCCTCTCGAAAGTGGACACGAAGTTCAGATCGCCTGACGGCAAATGGATGGGCGTCACCGGCCGTATACGTACCATCGTCTACAATACAGCCAGGATCGACCCGAAGGACCTGCCGGACTCCATCCTTGGCTTCACGGACCCCAAATGGAAAGGCCGGATCGGCTGGGCGCCAGGACACGGTGAGACACAGGGCTTCATCACGGCGCTCCGTTCCACACTCGGCGACGCCGAAACCGAACTCTGGCTCAGGGGCATCCAGGCCAACCAGCCGGTGGTCTACGGGAACAACATCGCTATTACGCAAGGCGTCGCGTCCGGCGCGGTGAACGTGGGATTCGTGAACCACTACTACGTTCACCGGTTCATCGCCGAGCGCGGGGAGGCGTTCGGCGCGCGCAACTACTACTTCGAGAACGGCGCGCCAGGCTCATTTGTGGACGTGAGCGGTGTAGGCCTTATTGCCACTTCGAAGCACAAGGAGAACGCGCTCAAGCTGCTGACGTATCTGGCAGAAGACGAGGCCCAGCGGTACTATGCGCAGCGCGTTTTCGATTTCCCTGTGGCCAGCACGCAGTTCCAGCCGGCAGGCGTCCCACCGCTTGCCACCCTCCAGCCGCCGGACATAAACATCTCCACGCTCACAGACACGCAGGGGACCGTGCAGCTGATGCGCCGCGCCGGCGTTCTGCCGTAG
- a CDS encoding response regulator transcription factor, which yields MVAGEQEKIKVAIVDDQEVIREAFGMLISHAPSVDLVGAFSDGEEAINVIPVLRPNVVIMDVKMPKINGIIAAQKIREKTPSIGIMLFSAYEESEYIRKFLKDDPKGKACLLKHTLGSLDELIRTIHDVASGRTVLDPIMVERLTQHRGISDSSPLKDLTKRELEVLALVAKACTNQTIASILYIQPRTVEHHINSIFSKLGISPENGQHARVQAVLAYLKATGQSRGEVPEPW from the coding sequence ATGGTGGCGGGAGAGCAGGAGAAGATCAAGGTAGCGATCGTGGACGACCAGGAGGTCATCCGCGAGGCGTTCGGCATGCTGATCTCACACGCGCCGTCCGTGGACCTTGTGGGCGCCTTCAGCGATGGGGAGGAGGCGATCAATGTTATCCCTGTGCTGCGCCCGAACGTGGTGATAATGGACGTGAAGATGCCGAAGATCAACGGCATCATTGCCGCCCAGAAGATACGAGAGAAGACACCCAGCATCGGAATCATGCTCTTCTCGGCATACGAGGAGTCGGAGTACATCCGGAAGTTCCTCAAGGACGATCCCAAGGGCAAGGCCTGTTTGCTCAAACACACTCTGGGCAGTCTCGACGAGCTTATCCGCACCATTCACGATGTTGCCTCAGGCAGGACGGTGCTTGACCCAATAATGGTGGAGCGCCTGACTCAGCACAGGGGAATCTCCGATTCGTCGCCATTGAAGGACCTCACCAAGCGGGAGCTCGAGGTGCTGGCCCTGGTGGCCAAGGCCTGCACAAACCAGACGATCGCGAGCATCCTGTACATCCAGCCGCGCACGGTTGAGCACCACATCAACAGCATATTCAGCAAACTCGGTATTTCGCCCGAGAACGGCCAGCACGCTCGTGTGCAGGCTGTGCTTGCATACCTCAAGGCCACCGGCCAGTCCCGCGGAGAGGTCCCAGAGCCCTGGTAG
- a CDS encoding DGQHR domain-containing protein: MTTTSTPSPAPEMKRLPAIRCHIGDWWYCVTTLPSSDVASRIKRAKEFLQPKGFDEMVQREVQGRYKQVAGYLLEEQQRFFSAIVVGVRGGEPRFFALDVEPNPLVGIPELDRRFEESLGILELRGDEQLFAIDGQHRVEGIKLALKKNPALKDDELTIIFVAAQSDPASVQWVRRVFPRLNRYAVPTKKGEIIAIDEDDPSAIITRRMLAEHEGFYSPDGAMFGEKDHFI, from the coding sequence ATGACCACTACTTCCACACCCTCGCCCGCTCCCGAAATGAAGAGGCTGCCAGCCATCAGGTGCCACATCGGCGACTGGTGGTACTGCGTTACCACATTGCCATCCAGCGATGTTGCTTCGCGCATCAAGAGGGCCAAAGAATTCCTTCAACCCAAAGGCTTCGACGAGATGGTGCAACGCGAAGTGCAGGGCAGGTACAAGCAAGTCGCTGGCTATCTTCTCGAAGAGCAGCAGAGGTTTTTCAGCGCCATCGTAGTTGGCGTTAGAGGGGGAGAGCCACGCTTCTTCGCCCTTGATGTTGAGCCGAATCCCCTGGTGGGTATCCCGGAGCTCGATAGGAGGTTCGAGGAGTCGCTGGGTATTTTGGAGTTGCGTGGCGATGAGCAACTGTTTGCTATAGACGGTCAGCACCGCGTTGAAGGGATTAAGCTGGCTCTAAAAAAGAACCCGGCATTAAAAGACGATGAACTGACGATCATCTTCGTTGCGGCCCAAAGCGACCCCGCATCAGTGCAGTGGGTGAGGAGGGTCTTTCCCAGGCTTAACCGCTACGCGGTACCGACCAAAAAGGGAGAGATCATTGCCATAGATGAAGATGATCCATCGGCAATAATCACACGTCGTATGTTGGCGGAACATGAGGGGTTTTACAGTCCGGATGGAGCGATGTTTGGGGAAAAGGACCACTTCATCTAA